The Flavobacterium marginilacus genome window below encodes:
- a CDS encoding AraC family transcriptional regulator: MKEDYIKRINTILLFIDDNLDSELSLEIIASIGSYSPFHFHRIFKAITNETLNAYITRKRIEKTASILLHQKNVSITELSLQYGFSSNSSFTKTFKKFYGISPSDFRKSSPSKYSKIRQAESKNGQQNGLFEEYICSITNHVNWIKMNAKIEIIEMPKLDLAFITQIGHEGLGNAYGRLMQWAIPKGLLKEDSKMLTIYHDSFKITDPNKVRMSACLILKEKIKADGEIGLTAIEKGKCIVGHFEIGIHEFEKAWTGLFIWMNENGFKKADRNPFEIYHNNFNEHPEKIAIVDFCIPVE, translated from the coding sequence ATGAAAGAAGATTATATAAAAAGGATAAACACCATTTTACTGTTCATTGACGACAATCTGGACTCGGAATTATCGTTAGAAATTATTGCCAGTATCGGGTCATATTCTCCATTTCATTTTCATCGGATTTTTAAAGCGATAACAAATGAAACTTTAAACGCATACATCACTCGAAAAAGAATTGAAAAAACGGCATCGATACTTTTGCATCAAAAAAATGTAAGCATAACTGAACTTTCGCTTCAATACGGATTCAGCAGCAACTCCTCCTTTACAAAAACGTTCAAAAAATTTTACGGAATAAGTCCTTCAGACTTTCGAAAATCAAGCCCCAGTAAATATAGCAAGATCAGACAAGCTGAAAGCAAGAATGGACAACAAAACGGATTGTTTGAAGAATATATTTGCAGCATTACGAATCACGTTAATTGGATTAAAATGAATGCAAAAATTGAAATTATAGAAATGCCAAAACTAGATTTGGCTTTTATCACTCAAATTGGTCACGAAGGATTAGGAAATGCTTACGGTAGATTGATGCAGTGGGCAATTCCTAAGGGTCTTTTGAAAGAAGATTCTAAAATGCTGACTATTTATCACGATAGTTTTAAAATAACTGACCCTAATAAAGTTAGAATGAGTGCCTGCCTTATTTTAAAAGAAAAAATCAAAGCGGATGGCGAAATTGGCTTGACAGCAATCGAAAAAGGAAAATGTATTGTGGGGCATTTTGAAATTGGAATTCATGAATTTGAAAAAGCTTGGACTGGTCTTTTTATTTGGATGAACGAAAATGGTTTTAAGAAAGCAGACCGAAATCCGTTTGAAATCTATCACAACAACTTTAATGAGCATCCTGAAAAAATAGCTATTGTTGATTTTTGCATTCCTGTGGAATAA
- a CDS encoding MFS transporter yields MSKKKNDPYAALRYREFNVFLLLRFAMVFAWSMQFIIIEWEVYSLTKSALSLGMIGLMEVIPAIGMALFAGHIVDQKEKKGMLLKCILGFSIISFGLFLLTWPKIVSGWSTNAILYSIYFLVFLGGLVRSFLGPTIFSLLALIVPKKAYPNAATWSSSVWQIGSVAGPAVAGFSITWIGVHWSMCSIFACSVFALLILTQISKKPILNTKIGEPVMESLKEGVKFVFTNKSILGALTLDMVAVLFGGAVALLPIFAQDILKVGPEGFGILRAAPAVGALLTMFVSTHLPFYKNAGIKLLAAIFGFGICIIVFGLSTWFWLSVFALFMSGVTDGFSVVIRQTILQLKTPDHMRGRVSAVNSIFVGSSNELGAFESGLTAKLMGAVSAVVFGGSMTLLVVIFTGLKLPGFRTLDLQKDLEEHENHK; encoded by the coding sequence ATGAGTAAGAAGAAAAATGATCCTTATGCAGCCCTGCGCTATAGAGAGTTTAACGTGTTTTTATTATTGCGTTTTGCTATGGTTTTTGCGTGGTCAATGCAGTTTATCATCATAGAATGGGAAGTATATAGTTTAACAAAAAGCGCACTTTCGCTGGGAATGATCGGATTGATGGAAGTGATTCCGGCCATTGGAATGGCATTATTTGCCGGTCATATTGTAGATCAGAAAGAGAAAAAAGGAATGCTTCTTAAATGTATTCTAGGGTTTTCAATCATAAGTTTTGGATTATTTTTACTTACTTGGCCAAAAATTGTGAGCGGATGGTCTACCAATGCGATTTTGTATTCTATTTATTTTTTGGTTTTTCTAGGCGGATTGGTTCGGTCTTTTCTTGGGCCGACAATCTTTTCTCTTTTGGCATTGATTGTTCCTAAAAAAGCTTATCCGAATGCTGCTACCTGGAGCAGTTCGGTTTGGCAGATTGGATCTGTGGCGGGACCTGCTGTGGCGGGATTTTCGATTACCTGGATTGGAGTTCATTGGTCTATGTGTTCTATTTTTGCCTGTTCCGTTTTTGCTTTATTGATTCTAACACAAATTTCCAAGAAGCCTATTTTAAACACAAAAATCGGAGAGCCAGTGATGGAAAGTTTAAAGGAAGGAGTCAAATTTGTTTTTACCAATAAATCTATTTTGGGAGCATTGACTCTCGATATGGTGGCAGTTCTTTTTGGCGGTGCAGTGGCATTACTGCCTATCTTCGCACAGGATATTTTAAAAGTAGGTCCCGAAGGTTTTGGTATTTTAAGAGCTGCTCCGGCTGTAGGTGCATTGCTGACGATGTTCGTTTCTACTCATCTGCCTTTTTACAAAAACGCAGGAATTAAGCTTTTGGCTGCTATTTTTGGTTTTGGTATATGTATTATTGTTTTTGGGCTTTCAACCTGGTTTTGGTTATCTGTTTTTGCTTTGTTTATGAGCGGTGTTACCGATGGTTTTTCAGTAGTGATCCGCCAGACGATTTTACAGCTAAAAACTCCGGATCATATGCGAGGGCGTGTATCTGCAGTGAATTCGATATTTGTGGGTTCTTCGAATGAATTAGGCGCTTTCGAAAGCGGATTGACAGCAAAGCTTATGGGAGCTGTTTCGGCAGTTGTTTTTGGAGGAAGCATGACATTGTTGGTCGTAATCTTTACAGGACTGAAACTACCGGGATTTAGAACGCTGGATTTACAAAAAGACTTAGAAGAACACGAAAACCACAAATAA
- the recJ gene encoding single-stranded-DNA-specific exonuclease RecJ, which yields MRWTIKPKPSEEKIKHLAQALNIEDFVATLLIQRGIETFEQAKQFFRPTLDDLHDPYLMKDMDKAVERIERAIQNQENILIFGDYDVDGTTAVSLVSSYLKSYYPNIATYIPDRYDEGYGISFKGIDFADDNGFSLIIALDCGIKSIDHIAYAKERNIDFIICDHHRPGAVLPEAVAVLDPKREDCNYPYDELCGCGVGFKLIQALGTNRNQTIEDLVLYLDLVATAIAADIVPMTGENRVLAYFGLQVINSQPRPGIKALIHQIKKKTLDITDVVFIIAPRINAAGRIKHGNHAVELLTEFNFEQAQQFASEIEQYNSDRKDLDKQITKEALQQITQNQEEKNFTSVVFQEDWHKGVIGIVASRLIETYYRPTLVFTKSGDKYAASARSVKGFDVYNALEACSEHLEQFGGHMYAAGMTLAAENYQSFKNAFEKIVEETIHPDHLTPEITIDAEINFADISPKLIRILKQFEPFGPQNMTPVFLTKKIKDTGYAKTLGSEDEHLKLFVKQNNSEGFAAIGFGLGNKKDLTNSQQEFDAVYCIDENEWNDKVSIQLRLKDIK from the coding sequence ATGCGTTGGACAATTAAGCCAAAACCTTCAGAAGAAAAAATAAAGCACTTAGCTCAGGCTCTTAACATAGAAGACTTTGTCGCCACTTTACTAATCCAAAGAGGAATTGAAACTTTTGAGCAGGCCAAACAATTTTTTCGTCCAACGTTAGACGATCTGCACGATCCTTACCTGATGAAGGACATGGACAAAGCTGTCGAACGCATCGAAAGAGCAATTCAAAATCAGGAAAACATACTCATATTTGGCGATTATGATGTTGATGGTACAACGGCTGTTTCGCTGGTTTCGTCCTATTTGAAAAGCTATTACCCAAATATTGCTACTTATATTCCCGATCGATATGATGAGGGCTATGGAATTTCTTTTAAGGGAATTGATTTTGCCGACGACAACGGATTTTCATTAATCATAGCTTTGGACTGTGGTATAAAATCAATCGATCATATCGCTTACGCAAAAGAACGAAACATTGATTTCATCATTTGTGACCACCACAGACCCGGAGCAGTTTTGCCAGAAGCCGTAGCGGTTCTCGATCCAAAACGCGAAGACTGCAATTATCCTTATGACGAATTGTGCGGCTGCGGAGTGGGTTTCAAGCTTATTCAGGCTTTGGGGACAAACAGAAACCAAACGATTGAGGATTTAGTATTATATCTTGATTTAGTTGCTACTGCAATAGCCGCTGACATTGTTCCTATGACTGGCGAAAATCGTGTTTTGGCCTATTTCGGATTACAGGTAATCAATTCACAGCCAAGACCAGGAATTAAAGCATTAATACATCAAATAAAAAAGAAAACACTCGATATTACCGATGTTGTTTTTATAATTGCCCCTCGAATCAACGCTGCCGGACGTATCAAACACGGTAATCATGCCGTTGAATTGTTAACCGAATTTAATTTTGAACAGGCACAGCAATTTGCTTCCGAAATTGAACAATATAATTCGGACCGAAAGGATTTAGACAAACAAATCACTAAAGAAGCACTCCAGCAGATTACACAAAATCAGGAAGAAAAAAACTTTACTTCGGTAGTTTTTCAAGAAGATTGGCACAAAGGCGTGATTGGAATTGTAGCTTCCCGATTAATTGAAACTTATTACCGCCCAACATTGGTTTTTACAAAAAGCGGAGACAAATATGCCGCTTCTGCACGATCTGTAAAAGGGTTTGATGTGTACAATGCTCTCGAAGCCTGTTCAGAACATTTAGAACAGTTTGGAGGACATATGTATGCCGCAGGGATGACTTTGGCGGCAGAAAATTATCAAAGTTTTAAAAATGCTTTTGAAAAAATAGTTGAAGAAACTATTCATCCCGATCATTTAACCCCAGAAATCACCATTGACGCCGAAATTAATTTTGCAGACATTTCACCAAAATTAATCCGGATTTTAAAACAATTTGAACCTTTTGGCCCTCAAAATATGACGCCTGTTTTTTTGACAAAAAAAATAAAAGATACAGGTTATGCCAAAACATTAGGATCCGAGGACGAACATTTAAAACTGTTTGTAAAACAAAATAACTCCGAAGGTTTTGCTGCAATTGGCTTTGGGTTGGGAAATAAAAAAGATTTGACTAACAGTCAGCAGGAATTCGATGCCGTATACTGTATCGATGAAAATGAGTGGAATGACAAAGTGAGCATTCAATTGCGATTGAAAGATATTAAATAG
- a CDS encoding helix-turn-helix domain-containing protein yields MEQKSYYKNWYALTDNAIVETLCKSIKQMRLNRNISQEELSERSGVNRITISRMETGKAINLMTLIQLLRALEKLELLNYLNEEPEISPMMVMEAQKKLRKKASPTSRNSNSNEYGL; encoded by the coding sequence ATGGAACAAAAAAGCTACTATAAAAACTGGTATGCATTGACAGACAATGCCATTGTAGAGACACTTTGCAAAAGTATCAAACAAATGCGTTTGAATAGAAATATCTCGCAGGAAGAACTTTCCGAAAGATCAGGTGTCAACAGGATTACAATCAGCAGGATGGAAACCGGAAAAGCAATCAATTTGATGACATTGATACAATTGCTTCGGGCTTTGGAAAAACTGGAATTGTTAAATTACCTGAACGAAGAACCCGAAATCAGTCCGATGATGGTGATGGAAGCCCAGAAAAAACTCCGCAAGAAAGCTTCGCCAACATCCCGAAATTCTAATTCTAACGAATACGGATTATGA